In Labilithrix sp., one DNA window encodes the following:
- a CDS encoding diguanylate cyclase — translation MGVDLDDDEPSSERESTVLRAALAPAVAGLSAPSLDTTPTACVLVADDDAPTRELIASTLRASGYEVETVADGQAAVERVARGGIDVVLLDAVMPRMSGFDACRTIRGLGGHAAGKSSFVPVALVFAKTDPKSRIEAVKIGADGYVCKPFEQTELLVCVSSALKIKRAHDRLASMRERLDRLRRFDPLTEAYSFLHLNERLDAEFTRAERHSEPLACAVLDVDRLKIHNERGGRSLGDAVLCGVAEVIKGSVRDSDAVARYGGDEFFVLLPSTHFAGSLVVASRIWRDVAARVFTSSSPDGPREARVTASLGVALFPSRDVRTKEALLGALEAALLEAKRRGGNRLCVFQQEGFIYTPSGDERG, via the coding sequence ATGGGCGTGGACCTCGACGACGACGAGCCTTCGTCCGAGCGCGAATCGACGGTGCTGCGCGCCGCGCTCGCGCCGGCGGTCGCGGGCCTCTCCGCGCCGTCGCTCGACACGACGCCGACCGCGTGCGTGCTCGTCGCCGACGACGACGCGCCGACGCGCGAGCTCATCGCGTCGACGCTGCGCGCGAGCGGCTACGAGGTCGAGACCGTCGCCGACGGGCAGGCCGCGGTCGAGCGCGTCGCGCGCGGCGGCATCGACGTCGTCCTCCTCGACGCGGTGATGCCGCGCATGAGCGGCTTCGACGCCTGCCGCACGATCCGCGGCCTCGGCGGCCACGCCGCGGGGAAGTCTTCGTTCGTCCCCGTCGCGCTCGTCTTCGCGAAGACCGATCCGAAGAGCCGGATCGAGGCGGTGAAGATCGGCGCCGACGGCTACGTCTGCAAGCCCTTCGAGCAGACGGAGCTCCTCGTCTGCGTCTCGTCCGCGCTCAAGATCAAGCGCGCGCACGATCGCCTCGCCTCGATGCGGGAGCGGCTCGATCGCCTGCGCCGCTTCGATCCGCTCACGGAGGCGTATTCGTTCCTCCACCTCAACGAGCGGCTCGACGCGGAGTTCACGCGCGCGGAGCGCCACTCGGAGCCGCTCGCGTGCGCGGTCCTCGACGTCGACCGCCTCAAGATCCACAACGAGCGCGGCGGTCGCTCCCTCGGCGACGCGGTCCTGTGCGGGGTCGCGGAGGTGATCAAGGGATCGGTCCGCGACTCGGACGCGGTCGCGCGCTACGGCGGCGACGAGTTCTTCGTCCTGCTCCCGTCGACCCATTTCGCCGGCTCGCTCGTGGTCGCCTCCCGCATCTGGCGCGACGTCGCCGCCCGCGTCTTCACCTCGTCGTCGCCCGACGGGCCGCGCGAGGCGCGGGTCACCGCCTCCCTCGGGGTCGCCCTCTTCCCGAGCCGGGACGTGCGGACGAAGGAGGCGCTCCTCGGCGCGCTCGAGGCCGCCCTCCTCGAGGCGAAGCGCCGGGGCGGCAACCGCCTCTGCGTCTTCCAGCAGGAAGGCTTCATCTACACACCTAGCGGCGACGAGCGCGGCTAG